A genomic region of Ovis canadensis isolate MfBH-ARS-UI-01 breed Bighorn chromosome 9, ARS-UI_OviCan_v2, whole genome shotgun sequence contains the following coding sequences:
- the RHPN1 gene encoding rhophilin-1 isoform X4 codes for MVPEDRSDGPGAGEESARLQAGPIRKGCDLSADSPPGRLQSRRARIHQQIDRELRMRTGAENLYRATSNARVRETVALELSDVNSSLQLLKEELAGLDSSGDTGQPESEGVTAPMIPLGLKETKPLDWAPSLKVSAGLGSALRGFLVSSLTEELICRHFGEDGASYEAEIRELEELRQATRTPSRSKAGLELLTAYYNQLCFLEARFVTPARSLGLLFHWYDSLTGLPAQQRALAFEKGSVLFNIGALHTQIGARQNRSCPEGISRAVEAFQRAAGAFSLLRENFSHAPSPDMSPASLSMLEKLMSAQAQECVFEGLLLQAPGAAHDCLAQLRLAQEAAQVAAEYRLVHRTMVQPPIRNYVPFPWTTLVHVKAEHFHALAHYHAALGLCDGSPVAESELPILEKVFLASAEARGPVLPQEREERSKLGKAHLRRALLGQEAALQLHAVCRALRWEDLLQAVLARALQRSLAKYSELDLEDDFHEATEAPDVQPKTQQRAEGRTPSFSRVKGPLSVFSAKNHWRLVGPIHLSRGDGGFGFTLRGDSPVLIAAVVPGGRAAEAGLKEGDYIVSVNGQPCRWWKHAEVVAQLKGVGDEGVSLQVVTLLPAAELPVSGDRRPALGGLLRSQKECGQETPVPSRASPRPRPLLGWNRKANRGKTGRRLSPAPQP; via the exons ATGGTCCCCGAGGACAGATCGGACGGCCCGGGAGCCGGCGAGGAGAGCGCCCGGCTGCAAGCGGGCCCCATCCGCAAG GGCTGTGACCTCTCAGCAGATTCACCGCCCGGCCGCCTGCAGAGCCGCAGGGCCCGGATCCACCAGCAGATTGACAGGGAGCTGAGGATGCGGACAGGCGCCGAGAATCTGTACAG AGCCACCAGCAACGCCCGCGTCAGGGAGACTGTGGCCCTGGAACTGAGCGACGTCAACTCCAGCCTGCAGCTGCTGAAGGAGGAGCTGGCGGGGCTCGACAGCAGCGGGGACACGGGGCAGCCCGAGAg CGAAGGCGTCACTGCCCCCATGATCCCCCTGGGGCTGAAGGAGACCAAGCCCCTGGACTGGGCCCCCTCCCTGAAGGTGAGTGCCGGCCTGGGCTCGGCTCTCAGGGGCTTCCTGGTCAGCAGTCTCACTGAG GAGCTGATCTGCAGGCACTTTGGGGAGGATGGAGCTTCCTACGAGGCTGAGATCAGGGAGCTAGAGGAACTGCGGCAG GCCACGCGGACCCCCAGCCGGAGCAAAGCCGGCCTGGAGCTGCTCACGGCCTACTACAACCAGCTCTGCTTCCTGGAGGCGCGCTTTGTCACCCCTGCCCGGAGCCTCGGGCTGCTCTTCCACTG GTACGACTCGCTGACAGGGCTTCCAGCCCAGCAGCGGGCCCTGGCCTTCGAGAAGGGCAGCGTGCTGTTCAACATCGGCGCCCTGCACACCCAGATCGGGGCTCGCCAGAACCGCTCCTGCCCTGAGGGCATCAGCCGCGCCGTGGAAGCCTTTCAGAGGGCTGCTG GGGCCTTCAGCCTCCTGAGGGAGAACTTCTCCCACGCGCCCAGCCCGGACATGAGCCCCGCCTCCCTCTCCATGCTGGAGAAGCTCATGAGTGCCCAGGCCCAGGAGTGTGTCTTCGAGGGCCTCTTGCTGCAGGCCCCCGGGGCTGCCCACGACTGCCTGGCCCAGCTGCGCCTCGCCCAGGAGGCGGCCCAG GTGGCGGCCGAGTACCGGCTGGTGCATCGGACCATGGTCCAGCCGCCCATCCGGAACTACGTGCCCTTCCCCTGGACCACCCTGGTGCACGTGAAGGCTGAGCACTTCCACGCCCTGGCTCACTACCACGCGGCCCTGGGCCTGTGTGATGGCTCCC CGGTGGCCGAGTCGGAGCTCCCCATCCTTGAGAAAGTGTTCCTGGCCTCGGCTGAGGCCCGGGGCCCGGTGCTGCCCCAGGAGCGCGAGGAACGCAGCAAGCTGG GCAAGGCCCACCTGAGGCGAGCCCTCCTGGGGCAGGAGGCGGCGCTGCAGCTGCACGCCGTGTGCCGCGCCCTGCGCTGGGAGGACCTGCTGCAAGCCGTGCTGGCCCGGGCACTGCAGCGTTCTCTGGCCAAGTACTCGGAGCTCGACCTGGAGGACGACTTCCACGAGGCCACCGAGGCCCCTGACGTCCAGC CTAAGACgcagcagagggcagagggaaggaCACCCAGCTTCTCCCGGGTGAAG GGGCCCCTGTCCGTGTTCTCAGCCAAGAATCACTGGCGGCTGGTGGGGCCCATTCACCTGTCTCGAGGAGACGGAGGCTTCGGCTTCACGCTGCGGGGAGACTCACCTGTTCTCATCGCTGCCGTCGTTCCAGGGGGCCGGGCTGCG GAGGCCGGCCTGAAGGAAGGTGACTACATCGTGTCGGTGAACGGGCAGCCGTGCAGGTGGTGGAAGCACGCGGAGGTGGTGGCCCAGCTGAAGGGTGTGGGCGACGAGGGCGTGAGCCTGCAGGTGGTCACGCTGCTGCCTGCTGCCGAGCTGCCCGTCTCA GGGGACCGCCGGCCAGCCCTTGGGGGGCTTCTGAGAAGCCAGAAGGAGTGTGGCCAAGAGACACCAGTGCCCTCACGAGCCAGCCCGAGGCCCAGGCCCCTCCTTGGCTGGAACCGCAAGGCCAACAGGGGCAAGACTGGAAGAAGGCTGTCCCCAGCCCCACAGCCCTGA
- the RHPN1 gene encoding rhophilin-1 isoform X2 encodes MVPEDRSDGPGAGEESARLQAGPIRKGCDLSADSPPGRLQSRRARIHQQIDRELRMRTGAENLYRATSNARVRETVALELSDVNSSLQLLKEELAGLDSSGDTGQPESEGVTAPMIPLGLKETKPLDWAPSLKVSAGLGSALRGFLVSSLTEELICRHFGEDGASYEAEIRELEELRQATRTPSRSKAGLELLTAYYNQLCFLEARFVTPARSLGLLFHWYDSLTGLPAQQRALAFEKGSVLFNIGALHTQIGARQNRSCPEGISRAVEAFQRAAGAFSLLRENFSHAPSPDMSPASLSMLEKLMSAQAQECVFEGLLLQAPGAAHDCLAQLRLAQEAAQVAAEYRLVHRTMVQPPIRNYVPFPWTTLVHVKAEHFHALAHYHAALGLCDGSPVAESELPILEKVFLASAEARGPVLPQEREERSKLGKAHLRRALLGQEAALQLHAVCRALRWEDLLQAVLARALQRSLAKYSELDLEDDFHEATEAPDVQPKTQQRAEGRTPSFSRVKVADIFHRLGPLSVFSAKNHWRLVGPIHLSRGDGGFGFTLRGDSPVLIAAVVPGGRAAEAGLKEGDYIVSVNGQPCRWWKHAEVVAQLKGVGDEGVSLQVVTLLPAAELPVSGDRRPALGGLLRSQKECGQETPVPSRASPRPRPLLGWNRKANRGKTGRRLSPAPQP; translated from the exons ATGGTCCCCGAGGACAGATCGGACGGCCCGGGAGCCGGCGAGGAGAGCGCCCGGCTGCAAGCGGGCCCCATCCGCAAG GGCTGTGACCTCTCAGCAGATTCACCGCCCGGCCGCCTGCAGAGCCGCAGGGCCCGGATCCACCAGCAGATTGACAGGGAGCTGAGGATGCGGACAGGCGCCGAGAATCTGTACAG AGCCACCAGCAACGCCCGCGTCAGGGAGACTGTGGCCCTGGAACTGAGCGACGTCAACTCCAGCCTGCAGCTGCTGAAGGAGGAGCTGGCGGGGCTCGACAGCAGCGGGGACACGGGGCAGCCCGAGAg CGAAGGCGTCACTGCCCCCATGATCCCCCTGGGGCTGAAGGAGACCAAGCCCCTGGACTGGGCCCCCTCCCTGAAGGTGAGTGCCGGCCTGGGCTCGGCTCTCAGGGGCTTCCTGGTCAGCAGTCTCACTGAG GAGCTGATCTGCAGGCACTTTGGGGAGGATGGAGCTTCCTACGAGGCTGAGATCAGGGAGCTAGAGGAACTGCGGCAG GCCACGCGGACCCCCAGCCGGAGCAAAGCCGGCCTGGAGCTGCTCACGGCCTACTACAACCAGCTCTGCTTCCTGGAGGCGCGCTTTGTCACCCCTGCCCGGAGCCTCGGGCTGCTCTTCCACTG GTACGACTCGCTGACAGGGCTTCCAGCCCAGCAGCGGGCCCTGGCCTTCGAGAAGGGCAGCGTGCTGTTCAACATCGGCGCCCTGCACACCCAGATCGGGGCTCGCCAGAACCGCTCCTGCCCTGAGGGCATCAGCCGCGCCGTGGAAGCCTTTCAGAGGGCTGCTG GGGCCTTCAGCCTCCTGAGGGAGAACTTCTCCCACGCGCCCAGCCCGGACATGAGCCCCGCCTCCCTCTCCATGCTGGAGAAGCTCATGAGTGCCCAGGCCCAGGAGTGTGTCTTCGAGGGCCTCTTGCTGCAGGCCCCCGGGGCTGCCCACGACTGCCTGGCCCAGCTGCGCCTCGCCCAGGAGGCGGCCCAG GTGGCGGCCGAGTACCGGCTGGTGCATCGGACCATGGTCCAGCCGCCCATCCGGAACTACGTGCCCTTCCCCTGGACCACCCTGGTGCACGTGAAGGCTGAGCACTTCCACGCCCTGGCTCACTACCACGCGGCCCTGGGCCTGTGTGATGGCTCCC CGGTGGCCGAGTCGGAGCTCCCCATCCTTGAGAAAGTGTTCCTGGCCTCGGCTGAGGCCCGGGGCCCGGTGCTGCCCCAGGAGCGCGAGGAACGCAGCAAGCTGG GCAAGGCCCACCTGAGGCGAGCCCTCCTGGGGCAGGAGGCGGCGCTGCAGCTGCACGCCGTGTGCCGCGCCCTGCGCTGGGAGGACCTGCTGCAAGCCGTGCTGGCCCGGGCACTGCAGCGTTCTCTGGCCAAGTACTCGGAGCTCGACCTGGAGGACGACTTCCACGAGGCCACCGAGGCCCCTGACGTCCAGC CTAAGACgcagcagagggcagagggaaggaCACCCAGCTTCTCCCGGGTGAAGGTAGCTGATATCTTCCACCGGCTG GGGCCCCTGTCCGTGTTCTCAGCCAAGAATCACTGGCGGCTGGTGGGGCCCATTCACCTGTCTCGAGGAGACGGAGGCTTCGGCTTCACGCTGCGGGGAGACTCACCTGTTCTCATCGCTGCCGTCGTTCCAGGGGGCCGGGCTGCG GAGGCCGGCCTGAAGGAAGGTGACTACATCGTGTCGGTGAACGGGCAGCCGTGCAGGTGGTGGAAGCACGCGGAGGTGGTGGCCCAGCTGAAGGGTGTGGGCGACGAGGGCGTGAGCCTGCAGGTGGTCACGCTGCTGCCTGCTGCCGAGCTGCCCGTCTCA GGGGACCGCCGGCCAGCCCTTGGGGGGCTTCTGAGAAGCCAGAAGGAGTGTGGCCAAGAGACACCAGTGCCCTCACGAGCCAGCCCGAGGCCCAGGCCCCTCCTTGGCTGGAACCGCAAGGCCAACAGGGGCAAGACTGGAAGAAGGCTGTCCCCAGCCCCACAGCCCTGA